In a genomic window of Periophthalmus magnuspinnatus isolate fPerMag1 chromosome 3, fPerMag1.2.pri, whole genome shotgun sequence:
- the LOC117393139 gene encoding AFG3-like protein 1: MGLLSLGIGPLRNRAGTVRTWSRDFSTISTTHSRAAAALKVSCSKTKYGGVYQLGIPLTRSLSADKKPRGFEKFFPKSQEINKSAEKEQVNDQESFETKNEDDDGNQNNHKERKKKQSHWRTRFQEEWSVNDKIIINVAFAAAGISSAVLYFHFHETGVHVSWKDFVEHYLCKGLVDHLEVVNKQYVRVIPVSGVDTSQVNYLWFNIGSVESFEHNLKTTQQETDLQCTKVPVIYCSETDGTILLNLLSPLILIAFLLFATRHGPLSGRSLGGQGRNVFDMSESKAKLLKHNVGVKFKDVAGCDEAKLEIMEFVNYLKNPKKYRDLGAKIPKGALLWGPPGTGKTLLAKATAGEADVPFITVNGSEFQEMFVGVGSARVRDMFAVARRHAPCILFIDEIDALGRKRGNGNFSFSSEQENTLNQLLVEMDGFNSNTNMIVLAGTNRADILDPALTRPGRFDRHIYLGPPDIKGRASIFKVHLKQLKLDCSIKLEPLAQKLAGLTPGFTGADIANVCNEAALIAARHLNVHVDTKHFEQAVERIIGGLEKKSHILQLAERTIVAYHEAGHAVTGWFLEHADPLLKVSIVPRGKGLGYAQYLPKEQYLFSQEQLFDRMCMTLGGRVAEEVFFRRITTGAQDDLRKVTQSAYAQIVQLGMSEAIGPMSFDPSQLENIFTEKPFSEHTAQLIDQEVRVLVAAAYQRTLKLVTEKKQAVSMVAKRLLEKETLQKSDMVELLGPRPFKESSMYEELLEDKGEDEVDTLSPVSLKNCNKDRKDRPHL, from the exons ATGGGGCTGTTGTCTTTAGGCATCGGGCCCCTTCGGAACCGAGCCGGGACCGTCCGAACCTGGAGCCGAGACTTCTCTACTATTTCTACAACACACAGCCGTGCAGCTGCAGCTTTG AAGGTGTCCTGTAGCAAGACGAAATATGGAGGAGTTTACCAACTTGGTATTCCCCTCACTAGGTCACTCAGTGCAGACAAAAAACCAAGAG GTTTTGAAAAATTCTTCCCAAAGAGTCAAGAAATCAACAAATCTGCTGAAA AAGAACAGGTAAACGATCAAGAGTcatttgaaacaaaaaatgaagaTGACGATGGAAACCAAAACAaccataaagaaagaaaaaagaaacagtcGCATTGGAGGACACGTTTCCAG GAGGAGTGGTCCGTtaatgacaaaataataataaatgttgcCTTTGCTGCTGCTGGAATTTCTTCTGCTGTATTGTACTTTCACTTCCATGAGACGGGGGTCCATGTTTCCTGGAAGGACTTTGTGGAACATTACTTGTGCAAAGGCTTG GTGGATCACCTGGAGGTTGTTAACAAACAGTATGTCAGAGTTATTCCTGTCAGTGGAGTAGACACTTCACAAGTG AATTACTTGTGGTTCAACATTGGCAGTGTGGAGTCCTTCGAACATAATTTGAAGACGACGCAGCAGGAAACAGATTTACAGTGCACTAAAGTTCCTGTGATCTATTGCAGTGAAACTGATGG GACCATTCTGTTAAacctcctctcccctttaatATTGATTGCGTTTTTACTTTTTGCCACACGCCATGGTCCTCTGTCAGGACGGAGCCTTGGTGGACAAGGCAGGAATGTCTTTGACATGAGTGAATCCAAagcaaaattattaaaacacaatgttGGAGTGAAGTTCAAAGATGTGGCTGGGTGCGATGAAGCTAAACTGGAAATTATGGAGTTTGTTAATTACTTGAAGAACCCAAAGAAATACAGAGACCTAGGAGCCAAAATCCCAAAG GGCGCTCTGTTATGGGGACCTCCTGGGACAGGGAAGACACTGTTAGCCAAAGCAACTGCAGGAGAAGCTGATGTCCCATTTATTACTGTGAATGGCTCTGAATTCCAGGAAATGTTTGTTGGTGTGGGCTCTGCCAGA GTGAGGGATATGTTTGCCGTGGCACGGAGACATGCCCCTTGTATCCTGTTCATTGATGAGATTGATGCTCTGGGTAGAAAGAGAGGAAATGGCAACTTTAGCTTCTCCAGTGAACAGGAGAACACACTCAACCAGCTACTTGTAGAGATGGATG GTTTTAATAGCAACACAAACATGATAGTTTTAGCTGGAACCAATCGAGCTGATATCCTCGATCCAGCTTTGACGAGACCTGGACGGTTTGATCGGCACATATACCTAG GGCCACCAGATATAAAAGGCAGAGCATCTATTTTCAAGGTGCATCTAAAACAGCTGAAGTTGGACTGTAGTATAAAACTTGAACCTTTAGCGCAAAAACTTGCTGGACTAACCCCAGGATTCACTG GGGCTGATATTGCTAATGTTTGCAATGAAGCTGCTTTGATTGCAGCGCGTCATCTCAATGTACATGTTGACACTAAGCACTTTGAACAGGCAGTGGAAAGAATAATTGGAG GTCTCGAAAAAAAGTCCCACATTCTGCAGCTTGCAGAGAGGACCATAGTTGCATATCATGAGGCTGGGCATGCGGTCACTGGTTGGTTTTTAGAGCATGCAGACCCTCTTCTGAAG GTGTCCATTGTCCCCAGGGGCAAAGGCTTAGGTTATGCTCAGTATTTACCTAAAGAACAGTATTTGTTCAGTCAAGAACAACTGTTCGACCGAATGTGCATGACTTTAGGAGGTCGAGTAGCCGAGGAGGTTTTCTTCAGGCGCATCACCACTGGGGCTCAGGATGACCTCAGAAAGGTCACGCAGTCCGCTTATGCACAG ATTGTACAACTGGGAATGAGTGAGGCCATTGGTCCGATGTCTTTTGACCCCTCTCAgcttgaaaatatttttacagAGAAGCCTTTCAGTGAGCACACAGCCCAACTCATAGACCAGGAGGTCCGTGTACTAGTAGCTGCTGCCTACCAGCGCACACTGAAGCTTGTTACTGAAAAGAAACAAGCTGTCAGCATG GTGGCTAAACGTCTTCTTGAAAaagaaacattgcaaaaatctgACATGGTTGAGCTGTTGGGACCCCGTCCATTTAAAGAATCCTCCATGTACGAAGAGTTATTAGAGGACAAGGGAGAAGATGAAGTGGACACACTATCGCCTGTTAGtttaaaaaattgtaataaagaCAGAAAGGACAGACCACATTTGTGA
- the foxf1 gene encoding forkhead box protein F1 encodes MTAEVQQPSAQTPAQSSPMSVPEKSHAQTAVMESASSTTKTKKTNAGIRRPEKPPYSYIALIVMAIQSSPTKRLTLSEIYQFLQSRFPFFRGSYQGWKNSVRHNLSLNECFIKLPKGLGRPGKGHYWTIDPASEFMFEEGSFRRRPRGFRRKCQALKPMYSMMNGLGFNHIPESYNFQSGGGGLSCPPNSLSLDSGIGMMNGHLAGNMEGMALSGHSMSHLSTNSGHSYMGNCPGSTGSEYPHHDNSASPLLASGGIMEPHPVYSSSASAWAPTPPASLNNGASYIKQQPLSPCNPGTNPLQPSLPTHSLEQPYLHQNGHSTTDLQGIPRYHSQSPSMCDRKEFVFSFNAMTSSAMHSPSSGSYYHHQQVSYQDIKPCVM; translated from the exons ATGACGGCAGAGGTCCAGCAGCCTTCAGCACAGACTCCTGCGCAGAGCAGCCCAATGTCTGTGCCTGAAAAAAGCCACGCTCAAACGGCGGTGATGGAAAGCGCGTCCTCTACGACAAAAACCAAAAAGACGAACGCAGGGATTCGTCGACCGGAGAAACCCCCCTATTCGTACATCGCTTTGATCGTTATGGCAATACAAAGCTCCCCAACAAAACGCCTCACACTAAGTGAAATCTATCAGTTTCTACAGAGTCGTTTCCCGTTTTTCCGAGGCTCATACCAAGGATGGAAGAATTCCGTGCGTCACAACTTGTCTCTGAACGAATGTTTCATAAAGCTACCCAAAGGCCTAGGTCGGCCAGGGAAAGGCCACTACTGGACTATTGACCCAGCCAGTGAGTTCATGTTTGAAGAAGGCTCCTTTAGGAGAAGACCCAGAGGGTTTAGACGTAAGTGCCAGGCGCTTAAGCCCATGTACAGCATGATGAACGGCCTGGGTTTCAACCACATCCCGGAGTCATACAACTTCCAGAGCGGCGGCGGGGGCCTCTCCTGTCCCCCCAATAGCCTGTCACTGGACAGTGGCATTGGCATGATGAACGGGCACTTGGCGGGTAACATGGAAGGGATGGCGTTGTCCGGTCATTCCATGTCGCATTTGTCGACCAACAGTGGACACTCTTATATGGGAAACTGTCCGGGATCCACGGGGAGCGAATACCCTCATCACGACAACTCTGCATCTCCTTTGCTCGCGAGCGGAGGCATCATGGAGCCGCACCCGGTGTACTCCAGCTCTGCATCAGCGTGGGCCCCCACGCCGCCCGCTTCTCTCAATAACGGGGCTTCTTATATTAAACAACAGCCCCTGTCTCCATGCAATCCGGGAACGAACCCTCTGCAGCCAAGTCTACCCACACACTCTCTGGAGCAGCCATACCTGCATCAGAATGGACACAGCACCACAGATTTGCAAG gcaTCCCGCGTTACCATTCCCAGTCTCCCAGTATGTGCGACCGAAAGGAGTTCGTCTTCTCTTTTAACGCCATGACGTCCTCGGCCATGCACTCCCCGAGCAGCGGCTCGTACTACCACCACCAGCAGGTCTCCTACCAGGACATTAAACCGTGCGTGATGTGA
- the mthfsd gene encoding methenyltetrahydrofolate synthase domain-containing protein isoform X2, whose amino-acid sequence MEPVLRTHPDATKEEIRQLVWHYIEENDLANFPRPVYNRIPNFKAAVQACNKLTVLQEFKSSQTVKVNPDRPQEQARFLTLEAQKTLLVPTPRLRTGLFNKITPPPDATKKHLHICSSSQGVKDFSVPVSLDARMKVDLVIVGSVAVSEKGFRIGKGEGYADMEYGIMASMAAVNESTVVVTVVHDCQVVEIPERLIESHDLTVDYILTPTRVIKTDCQLPKPQGIIWSKLDKEKLEKIPILKKLRTLEEQTGKDVTLGEVLAKAESSQAKKPTTQRPRQNSHKDVEEEPKQAPKHEQGTVPQQRSRQRRARVTNANKEDGAGVSEGENPKAKAVATQREKGSEEPSGTLSSRPKIPDTVTSLYLGGIPPELRVSELKTMLREKGAVPLRLTWQGAQHRAFLDYTDPQAAEQALTALQDLSVKGCELQVELAKSQRKSRRGPHQSKRAQQESNTTNPEKQRSITDNKK is encoded by the exons ATGGAGCCTGTGCTCAGAACACATCCTG ACGCAACAAAAGAAGAAATTCGTCAATTGGTTTGGCACTACATCGAAGAAAACGATCTGGCAAATTTTCCAAGACCCGTTTACAACAGAATACCAAATTTCAAG GCTGCAGTTCAGGCCTGCAATAAGCTCACAGTCCTCCAGGAGTTCAAGTCCAGCCAAACAGTCAAAGTTAACCCAGACAGACCTCAGGAGCAGGCGCGGTTCCTTACTCTGGAA GCACAGAAAACGCTGTTGGTCCCTACTCCTCGCCTACGCACAGGCCTCTTCAACAAGATCACTCCTCCTCCAGATGCCActaaaaaacatctccatataTGTTCTAGTTCACAG GGTGTGAAGGATTTTAGTGTACCTGTGTCTCTTGATGCTAGAATGAAGGTCGACCTTGTGATTGTTGGCTCTGTTGCAGTGTCTGAAAAAG GTTTTCGTATTGGGAAAGGAGAGGGATACGCTGACATGGAGTATGGCATAATGGCCTCAATGGCAGCAGTTAACGAGTCCACTGTGGTGGTCACTGTTGTACACGACTGCCAG GTGGTGGAAATTCCAGAGAGACTCATCGAGAGTCATGACCTGACAGTGGACTACATCCTCACACCCACCAGAGTTATAAAAACTGACTGTCAGCTCCCCAAACCACAGGGAATCATCTGGTCTAAG CTGGACAAGGAGAAGTTGGAGAAGATACCAATCCTAAAGAAGCTGCGCACTcttgaggagcagacagggaaGGATGTCACTCTGGGGGAGGTGCTGGCTAAAGCTGAGTCCAGTCAGGCCAAGAAGCCAACCACACAGAGGCCGAGACAGAACTCACATAAAGATGTGGAGGAGGAACCCAAACAAGCCCCCAAACATGAGCAGGGAACAGTGCCtcagcagaggagcaggcagaGAAGAGCGAGAGTGACAAATGCAAACAAAGAAGATGGCGCaggagtgagtgagggagaaaaCCCCAAAGCAAAAGCTGTTGctacacagagagaaaagggatcAGAAGAGCCCAGTGGTACCTTGTCATCTCGCCCCAAGATTCCAGACACAGTGACCAGCCTGTACCTCGGCGGCATCCCGCCCGAGCTGCGTGTGAGTGAACTGAAGACTATGCTGCGAGAGAAGGGGGCTGTCCCGCTGAGGCTCACCTGGCAGGGAGCTCAGCACAGGGCCTTCTTGGACTACACTGACCCCCAGGCAGCAGAGCAGGCCCTCACGGCCCTGCAGGACCTCTCTGTGAAGGGGTGTGAGCTGCAGGTGGAGCTGGCCAAGAGCCAGAGAAAATCGAGGAGAGGGCCGCACCAGTCAAAACGAGCCCAACAGGAGAGTAATACTACCAACCCAGAAAAACAACGCTCCATCACAGATAATAAAAAGTAG
- the dbndd1 gene encoding dysbindin domain-containing protein 1: MEAPGGAGSPELNKDIQKLMKPSSSGDLSRDPFQPPAAEEEGALTGHTAASLLHIAERRREYREPLSSVSSLEVHFDLLDLTELTDMSDQELAEVFVDSDEENHNESSAGSHQPVLQKTGYMRSPSWTRSSKAETQRERKHHSDSDTMEPLMKLERSKQP; the protein is encoded by the exons ATGGAGGCACCGGGAGGGGCTGGAAGCCCAG AGCTAAACAAAGACATCCAGAAGCTGATGAAGCCCTCCAGCTCCGGAGATCTCTCCAGGGATCCATTCCAGCCCCCTGCGGCCGAAGAGGAAGGAGCTCTGACAGGACACACTGCTGCTAGCCTACTGCACATCGCTGAGAGGAGACGCGAGTACCGGG agccctTGAGCAGTGTGTCTTCGTTGGAGGTCCACTTTGACCTCTTGGATCTGACAGAGTTGACGGACATGTCTGACCAGGAGCTAGCAGAGGTTTTTGTcgactctgatgaagagaacCACAACGAGTCCTCAGCAG GTTCCCACCAGCCTGTGCTGCAGAAGACTGGCTACATGCGCTCCCCCTCATGGACACGCAGCAGTAAAgcagagacgcagagagagaggaaacacCACAGCGACTCGGACACCATGGAGCCCTTAATGAAACTGGAGAGGTCCAAACAACCCTGA
- the mthfsd gene encoding methenyltetrahydrofolate synthase domain-containing protein isoform X1: MEPVLRTHPDATKEEIRQLVWHYIEENDLANFPRPVYNRIPNFKGASAACAKVSELQVFMKAGEIKVDPDKPLEGARLVILQAQKTLLVPTPRLRTGLFNKITPPPDATKKHLHICSSSQGVKDFSVPVSLDARMKVDLVIVGSVAVSEKGFRIGKGEGYADMEYGIMASMAAVNESTVVVTVVHDCQVVEIPERLIESHDLTVDYILTPTRVIKTDCQLPKPQGIIWSKLDKEKLEKIPILKKLRTLEEQTGKDVTLGEVLAKAESSQAKKPTTQRPRQNSHKDVEEEPKQAPKHEQGTVPQQRSRQRRARVTNANKEDGAGVSEGENPKAKAVATQREKGSEEPSGTLSSRPKIPDTVTSLYLGGIPPELRVSELKTMLREKGAVPLRLTWQGAQHRAFLDYTDPQAAEQALTALQDLSVKGCELQVELAKSQRKSRRGPHQSKRAQQESNTTNPEKQRSITDNKK, translated from the exons ATGGAGCCTGTGCTCAGAACACATCCTG ACGCAACAAAAGAAGAAATTCGTCAATTGGTTTGGCACTACATCGAAGAAAACGATCTGGCAAATTTTCCAAGACCCGTTTACAACAGAATACCAAATTTCAAG GGTGCCTCCGCAGCCTGTGCCAAAGTATCTGAACTCCAGGTGTTTATGAAAGCTGGAGAGATAAAGGTGGACCCCGACAAACCTCTGGAGGGGGCCCGTCTGGTCATTTTGCAG GCACAGAAAACGCTGTTGGTCCCTACTCCTCGCCTACGCACAGGCCTCTTCAACAAGATCACTCCTCCTCCAGATGCCActaaaaaacatctccatataTGTTCTAGTTCACAG GGTGTGAAGGATTTTAGTGTACCTGTGTCTCTTGATGCTAGAATGAAGGTCGACCTTGTGATTGTTGGCTCTGTTGCAGTGTCTGAAAAAG GTTTTCGTATTGGGAAAGGAGAGGGATACGCTGACATGGAGTATGGCATAATGGCCTCAATGGCAGCAGTTAACGAGTCCACTGTGGTGGTCACTGTTGTACACGACTGCCAG GTGGTGGAAATTCCAGAGAGACTCATCGAGAGTCATGACCTGACAGTGGACTACATCCTCACACCCACCAGAGTTATAAAAACTGACTGTCAGCTCCCCAAACCACAGGGAATCATCTGGTCTAAG CTGGACAAGGAGAAGTTGGAGAAGATACCAATCCTAAAGAAGCTGCGCACTcttgaggagcagacagggaaGGATGTCACTCTGGGGGAGGTGCTGGCTAAAGCTGAGTCCAGTCAGGCCAAGAAGCCAACCACACAGAGGCCGAGACAGAACTCACATAAAGATGTGGAGGAGGAACCCAAACAAGCCCCCAAACATGAGCAGGGAACAGTGCCtcagcagaggagcaggcagaGAAGAGCGAGAGTGACAAATGCAAACAAAGAAGATGGCGCaggagtgagtgagggagaaaaCCCCAAAGCAAAAGCTGTTGctacacagagagaaaagggatcAGAAGAGCCCAGTGGTACCTTGTCATCTCGCCCCAAGATTCCAGACACAGTGACCAGCCTGTACCTCGGCGGCATCCCGCCCGAGCTGCGTGTGAGTGAACTGAAGACTATGCTGCGAGAGAAGGGGGCTGTCCCGCTGAGGCTCACCTGGCAGGGAGCTCAGCACAGGGCCTTCTTGGACTACACTGACCCCCAGGCAGCAGAGCAGGCCCTCACGGCCCTGCAGGACCTCTCTGTGAAGGGGTGTGAGCTGCAGGTGGAGCTGGCCAAGAGCCAGAGAAAATCGAGGAGAGGGCCGCACCAGTCAAAACGAGCCCAACAGGAGAGTAATACTACCAACCCAGAAAAACAACGCTCCATCACAGATAATAAAAAGTAG